The following proteins come from a genomic window of Pseudomonas sp. MAG733B:
- a CDS encoding phosphoethanolamine--lipid A transferase: MLKIKAVRPEWVTLIVSAFLLTAFNFVLWRHLFDITAADGKGIVMRVAFGAMILAAFNIVLTLLAFRPVMKPLLTVLFMFSAGVAYFMSQYGVLIDAGMFRNFAETNATEVRDLLSIKLLVYIGLLGVLPSWLLWKTPINYRRWHRELLSKVLVSVASAAVIGGVALINYQGLSSLFRNHHELRLMVVPSNYIGASFGYLREQVASAQQPFTQLGEDAQRNPVWQNHGRKSLTVLVVGESARAENFGILGYDRDTTPKLDKESGLIAFTDVHSCGTETAVSVPCMFSNMGRKDYNASKAKNEEGLLDVLKRAGLDVIWRDNQSGCKGTCDRVTLDDVSNLKDPVLCANSECRDEILLQGLQHFIDNLDKDTVLVLHQMGSHGPEYFKRYPKEYERFTPVCESNALNNCSRESIVNGYDNTLVYTDHVLSTLIDLLRSNQDKVDTAMLYLSDHGESLGEYNLFLHGTPYMLAPEQQKHVAMLAWFSDSYQKSFSVDTHCLQMSREKPLSQDNLFHSMLGLLEVSSKVYNQDLDMFAGCRGAVIDGVLADK, from the coding sequence ATGTTGAAGATTAAAGCCGTGCGCCCGGAGTGGGTGACACTCATTGTCAGCGCCTTTTTATTGACCGCTTTCAATTTTGTATTGTGGCGGCATCTGTTCGATATCACCGCGGCCGACGGTAAAGGCATCGTCATGCGTGTGGCTTTCGGAGCGATGATTCTCGCGGCGTTCAACATTGTGCTGACCCTGCTGGCGTTCCGGCCTGTCATGAAGCCGCTCCTGACTGTGTTGTTCATGTTCAGTGCCGGCGTGGCGTACTTCATGAGCCAATATGGCGTCTTGATCGATGCAGGTATGTTTCGCAACTTTGCGGAAACCAATGCCACCGAAGTTCGCGATTTACTGTCGATCAAGTTGCTTGTTTATATTGGGTTGCTCGGTGTTTTACCCTCGTGGTTGTTGTGGAAAACCCCGATTAACTATCGTCGCTGGCATCGTGAGCTATTAAGTAAGGTGCTGGTCAGTGTTGCATCGGCGGCGGTGATTGGTGGTGTGGCGCTGATTAACTACCAAGGCCTTTCTTCGTTGTTCCGCAATCACCATGAGTTGCGGCTTATGGTGGTGCCGAGCAACTACATCGGCGCCTCGTTCGGTTACTTGCGTGAACAGGTTGCGTCTGCGCAGCAACCTTTCACTCAGCTCGGTGAAGATGCCCAGCGAAACCCCGTCTGGCAAAACCACGGTCGCAAGTCCCTGACCGTTCTGGTGGTGGGTGAAAGTGCCCGGGCCGAGAATTTCGGCATCCTCGGCTATGACCGCGACACCACGCCAAAACTCGATAAAGAGTCGGGCCTCATCGCCTTTACTGATGTGCATTCCTGCGGGACGGAGACCGCGGTGTCGGTGCCTTGCATGTTTTCCAACATGGGGCGCAAGGATTACAACGCCAGCAAGGCAAAGAATGAAGAAGGCCTGCTGGACGTGCTCAAGCGTGCAGGACTCGACGTAATCTGGCGTGACAACCAGTCGGGCTGCAAAGGCACTTGTGATCGGGTCACGCTGGATGATGTCAGCAATCTGAAAGACCCGGTGTTGTGTGCCAACAGTGAATGTCGCGACGAAATCCTGTTGCAAGGGCTGCAGCACTTTATCGACAACCTGGATAAAGACACGGTGTTGGTGTTGCATCAGATGGGCAGTCACGGCCCTGAGTATTTCAAACGCTACCCGAAAGAGTACGAACGCTTTACCCCAGTGTGTGAAAGTAATGCGCTAAACAATTGCAGCCGGGAAAGTATCGTCAACGGCTACGACAACACGCTGGTGTATACCGATCACGTGCTCTCGACCCTGATCGATTTGCTGCGCAGCAATCAGGATAAAGTCGATACCGCCATGCTTTACCTGTCGGATCACGGCGAGTCCCTGGGAGAGTACAACCTGTTCTTGCATGGCACGCCTTACATGCTGGCGCCGGAGCAACAGAAGCATGTGGCGATGCTGGCCTGGTTCTCGGACAGCTATCAGAAGTCGTTCTCGGTGGACACCCATTGCCTGCAAATGAGCCGTGAAAAGCCTCTGAGCCAGGACAACCTGTTCCATTCGATGCTGGGGCTGCTGGAGGTCAGCAGCAAGGTCTACAACCAGGACCTGGATATGTTTGCCGGATGCCGTGGGGCGGTCATCGATGGTGTGTTGGCCGACAAATGA
- a CDS encoding RNA methyltransferase, protein MADKRYSCIGLYNPKSPENVGSVMRAAGCYGVASVFYTGKRYERAADFVTDTKRVHYDIPLIGIDDLKKILPLNCVPVAVELVEGARPLPEYTHPDRALYIFGPEDGSLDKEIRDWCEDVVYIPTTGCMNLAATVNVVLYDRMAKGLNTRSGPKFR, encoded by the coding sequence GTGGCAGACAAACGGTACAGCTGCATTGGTTTGTATAACCCCAAATCACCGGAGAACGTCGGTTCGGTGATGCGCGCCGCTGGCTGTTATGGCGTAGCGTCGGTGTTCTACACCGGCAAGCGTTATGAACGCGCCGCCGATTTCGTCACCGATACCAAGCGTGTTCATTACGACATCCCGCTGATCGGCATCGATGACCTGAAGAAAATCCTGCCGCTGAACTGCGTTCCGGTCGCCGTCGAACTGGTCGAAGGCGCACGCCCGTTGCCCGAATACACTCACCCGGATCGCGCTCTGTACATCTTCGGCCCTGAAGACGGCTCGCTGGATAAAGAGATTCGCGACTGGTGCGAAGACGTGGTCTACATCCCGACCACCGGTTGCATGAACCTGGCCGCCACGGTCAACGTCGTGCTGTACGACCGCATGGCCAAGGGCTTGAACACCCGCTCGGGACCGAAATTCCGCTGA
- a CDS encoding DUF2892 domain-containing protein gives MSELKRVERIESTPFQSHSEQNVEGWERIGSLAGGVVMVGKGLRRGGIFGLIQVAIGGVALARGITGHSSAKSLLEKSRQDMNNVRAKIQRAGEELRQLKANAEAATKTATVTGNDSLKSPKTGG, from the coding sequence ATGAGCGAACTCAAACGCGTAGAACGTATCGAATCCACACCGTTCCAGAGCCATTCCGAGCAGAACGTAGAAGGCTGGGAGCGCATCGGCTCGCTGGCGGGTGGCGTGGTGATGGTCGGCAAGGGCCTGCGTCGCGGCGGCATCTTCGGCTTGATTCAAGTGGCCATCGGCGGCGTAGCCCTGGCCCGTGGCATCACCGGCCACAGCTCGGCGAAAAGCCTGCTGGAAAAAAGCCGTCAGGACATGAACAACGTGCGGGCGAAGATTCAGCGGGCGGGTGAAGAGTTGCGGCAGTTGAAGGCCAATGCCGAAGCAGCGACCAAAACCGCGACGGTCACGGGGAATGATTCGTTGAAGTCGCCGAAAACCGGGGGTTGA
- a CDS encoding YajD family HNH nuclease encodes MSSSTPTNTSKLDRILADNQRDKEMGYRDKALKMYPHVCGRCAREFSGKRLSELTVHHRDHNHDNNPQDGSNWELLCLYCHDNEHSRYTDQQYFGEGSLSTPKIAKATHNPFAALAGLMKKED; translated from the coding sequence ATGAGTTCGTCCACCCCAACCAACACGTCGAAGCTGGACCGCATCCTCGCCGACAACCAGCGCGACAAGGAAATGGGCTACCGCGACAAGGCCCTTAAGATGTACCCGCACGTGTGCGGCCGCTGCGCCCGTGAATTCTCCGGCAAGCGCCTGAGCGAACTGACCGTGCACCACCGCGACCATAACCACGATAACAACCCGCAGGACGGCTCGAACTGGGAGCTGTTGTGCCTGTATTGCCACGACAACGAACACTCGCGTTACACCGACCAGCAGTATTTCGGCGAAGGCTCGCTGAGCACGCCGAAAATCGCCAAGGCGACGCATAACCCGTTTGCCGCGTTGGCCGGGTTGATGAAGAAAGAAGATTGA
- a CDS encoding YcgL domain-containing protein, with the protein MKRICSIYRSSKRNEMYLYVLKSDALERVPEPLMAAFGKAIHAFDLVLSPERKLSREDIAVVLENLETQGYHLQMPPAEDEYIEHLPEELLRRNDPM; encoded by the coding sequence TTGAAACGTATTTGCTCCATCTACCGCAGTTCGAAGAGAAACGAGATGTACCTCTATGTGCTCAAGAGCGATGCTCTGGAGCGCGTACCGGAACCGCTGATGGCCGCTTTCGGCAAAGCCATCCACGCCTTCGACCTGGTACTGAGCCCCGAGCGCAAACTGTCGCGCGAGGACATCGCCGTCGTGCTGGAAAATCTCGAGACGCAGGGCTATCACCTGCAAATGCCTCCGGCCGAAGACGAGTACATCGAGCACTTGCCGGAAGAGTTGCTGCGCCGCAACGACCCGATGTAA
- a CDS encoding D-2-hydroxyacid dehydrogenase, producing MRVLIAEHDHPVYAQLLREAAPELEVLTSGDSAELARQAAECPVWLGQPDLLATLLRQGHQPQWLQSTWAGITPLLADGLPRHYRLTRAVGIFGQVMAEYVLTYMLGHEREVLARLVSQVERKWDGRHGQSLSGRKVLIVGTGDIGQTVAQFLVPFGVELYGIASSARELAPFVEVGSLEDLPRLVGQVDYVVNLLPNTPNTHDIYDAALFKQFKPTGLFINVGRGVAVVDADLVDALKEGHLAGAVIDVCRQEPLPQRHPFWTAWGLLLTGHSSAPTSPSLMVKLFVENLRAFEAGEALRGEVDFDRGY from the coding sequence ATGCGCGTTCTGATTGCTGAACACGACCACCCTGTGTACGCCCAATTGCTGCGCGAGGCAGCGCCGGAACTGGAAGTGCTGACCAGCGGCGACTCCGCTGAACTGGCCCGTCAGGCCGCTGAGTGCCCGGTCTGGCTCGGTCAACCTGACCTGTTGGCGACGCTGTTGCGTCAGGGGCACCAACCGCAGTGGCTGCAATCGACCTGGGCGGGAATCACGCCACTGCTGGCCGACGGCTTGCCGCGCCACTATCGTCTGACCCGCGCCGTGGGGATTTTCGGTCAGGTCATGGCCGAATACGTGCTCACTTATATGCTCGGTCATGAGCGCGAAGTACTGGCGCGGCTGGTCAGCCAGGTCGAGCGCAAGTGGGACGGTCGCCACGGCCAAAGCCTGTCGGGGCGCAAGGTGTTGATCGTCGGCACCGGCGACATCGGCCAGACCGTGGCGCAGTTCCTGGTGCCGTTCGGAGTGGAGCTGTACGGAATCGCCAGCAGCGCCCGTGAGCTTGCGCCGTTTGTCGAAGTCGGTTCACTGGAGGACTTGCCGCGTCTGGTGGGTCAAGTGGATTACGTGGTCAATCTGCTGCCAAATACGCCGAACACCCACGATATCTACGATGCGGCGCTGTTCAAGCAATTCAAGCCGACGGGGTTGTTCATCAACGTCGGACGCGGTGTAGCGGTGGTCGATGCGGATCTGGTGGATGCCTTGAAAGAAGGGCATCTGGCGGGGGCGGTGATTGACGTCTGCCGGCAGGAGCCGTTGCCGCAGCGTCATCCGTTCTGGACTGCCTGGGGCCTGTTGCTGACTGGCCACAGCTCGGCACCGACTTCGCCATCCCTGATGGTGAAACTGTTTGTCGAGAATCTGCGGGCGTTTGAGGCGGGTGAGGCGTTGCGAGGGGAAGTGGATTTCGATCGCGGTTATTGA
- a CDS encoding cyclic nucleotide-binding domain-containing protein, which translates to MSEPTLLNNEIRDWLMDCGLFNQLLPADFAAASGYFSISTIAQGEQIFQEGDAGSFMCIIHTGQVAVQKSTADGQRVTIATLRSGRSFGEMAVLDGERRSASCVAASNCQLLNLGKDSLEKMLNDAPKIAAKIIRALAVSLSKRLRMADGQLLSQQV; encoded by the coding sequence ATGTCAGAACCGACCTTACTCAACAACGAAATCCGCGACTGGCTGATGGACTGCGGCCTGTTCAACCAGCTGCTGCCGGCGGATTTCGCCGCCGCTTCGGGCTATTTCAGCATCAGCACCATTGCCCAGGGCGAACAGATTTTCCAGGAGGGCGATGCCGGCAGTTTCATGTGCATCATCCACACCGGCCAAGTGGCGGTACAGAAATCCACCGCCGACGGACAACGGGTGACCATCGCCACCCTGCGCAGTGGCCGTTCGTTCGGCGAAATGGCGGTGCTTGACGGCGAACGTCGCTCGGCCAGTTGCGTGGCGGCGAGCAACTGCCAGTTGCTCAACCTCGGCAAGGATTCACTGGAAAAGATGCTCAATGACGCGCCGAAAATCGCCGCCAAGATCATCCGCGCCCTCGCCGTCTCCCTGTCCAAGCGCTTGCGCATGGCCGACGGGCAACTGCTATCGCAACAGGTCTAA
- the rnd gene encoding ribonuclease D yields the protein MAIDIHWIRDNDSLGRFCAEWQQLPYVALDTEFMRVDTFYPIAGLLQVGDGVRAYLIDPLTIDNWQPLAALLENPAVVKVVHACSEDLEVLLRLTGSLPVPLFDTQLAAAYLNLGFSMGYSRLVQEVLGIELPKGETRSDWLQRPLSETQISYAAEDAVHLAEVFVQLRPKLSDDKYAWVLEDGAELVANLRRETDPYEVYRDAKLAWKLSRAQLAVLRELCAWREKEARARDLPRNRIVREHSLWPLARTQPDNLGALAKIEDMHPRTVRQDGEFLLDLIKRSGSVSPDQWPPAVPEPLPVDAAVLLKQLKAIGQAEAERLNIAPELMLRKKTLEALLKSGFPNGPYQLPDSLRGWRRELMGQALLDSLATAGEQP from the coding sequence GTGGCCATCGATATTCACTGGATTCGCGACAACGATAGCCTCGGCCGGTTTTGCGCCGAGTGGCAGCAGTTGCCCTACGTTGCCCTCGACACCGAATTCATGCGGGTCGACACCTTCTATCCGATCGCCGGCCTGTTGCAGGTGGGCGATGGCGTACGCGCTTACCTGATTGATCCGCTGACCATCGACAACTGGCAGCCCCTGGCCGCGTTGCTGGAAAACCCGGCTGTGGTCAAAGTCGTCCATGCCTGCAGCGAAGACCTCGAAGTCCTGCTGCGTCTGACCGGCAGCCTGCCGGTGCCGCTGTTCGACACGCAACTGGCCGCCGCTTACCTGAACCTGGGTTTCTCGATGGGTTATTCGCGGCTGGTGCAGGAAGTGCTCGGCATCGAACTGCCCAAGGGCGAAACCCGCTCTGACTGGCTGCAACGTCCGCTTTCGGAAACCCAGATCAGTTACGCCGCCGAAGATGCCGTGCACCTGGCGGAAGTTTTCGTACAGCTGCGTCCGAAGCTTTCCGACGACAAATACGCCTGGGTGCTGGAAGACGGTGCGGAACTGGTAGCCAACCTGCGCCGCGAGACCGACCCGTACGAGGTCTATCGCGACGCCAAGCTCGCCTGGAAACTGTCCCGCGCCCAACTTGCCGTATTGCGTGAACTCTGCGCCTGGCGCGAGAAAGAAGCCCGTGCCCGCGACCTGCCGCGCAACCGTATTGTCCGCGAGCATTCGCTGTGGCCACTGGCGCGCACTCAGCCGGACAACCTCGGCGCATTGGCGAAAATCGAAGACATGCACCCGCGTACCGTGCGTCAGGACGGTGAGTTTCTGCTTGATCTGATCAAGCGCTCTGGCAGTGTGTCGCCAGATCAATGGCCGCCAGCCGTGCCGGAGCCATTGCCGGTGGACGCCGCCGTGCTGCTCAAACAGCTGAAAGCCATCGGCCAGGCCGAGGCCGAGCGCCTGAACATTGCGCCTGAGCTGATGCTGCGCAAGAAAACCCTGGAAGCGCTGCTCAAGAGCGGCTTCCCCAATGGTCCCTACCAATTGCCTGATTCGCTGCGTGGCTGGCGCCGCGAATTGATGGGCCAGGCGCTGCTCGACAGCCTGGCCACCGCCGGAGAACAGCCTTGA
- a CDS encoding MFS transporter, whose product MDTMTENDYLIAWGLYAFAALGCLLVWMRITRWMWRWLREPLRLLVAVLLFSPTIIDPVKEKVAPAIAITALDLLFKVGNNAWRAISDLFMYGMIAFGIYLVIVAIRFPIERAANARKEQAAAAKAAARAEDPEEEHPFGGAGDDRYGRPPLPSNPQRMRVEPRL is encoded by the coding sequence ATGGACACCATGACCGAGAACGACTATCTGATCGCTTGGGGCCTCTACGCCTTTGCCGCTTTGGGCTGCCTGTTGGTGTGGATGCGCATTACCCGCTGGATGTGGCGTTGGCTGCGTGAGCCGCTGCGGTTGCTGGTGGCGGTGCTGCTGTTCAGCCCCACCATCATTGACCCGGTGAAGGAAAAGGTCGCCCCGGCCATCGCCATTACCGCCCTGGACCTGCTGTTCAAGGTTGGTAACAACGCCTGGCGAGCGATTTCCGATCTGTTCATGTACGGCATGATCGCTTTCGGCATCTACCTTGTGATCGTGGCGATCCGCTTCCCCATCGAACGCGCCGCGAATGCCCGCAAGGAGCAGGCTGCCGCCGCCAAAGCTGCGGCCCGTGCCGAGGATCCGGAAGAAGAACATCCTTTCGGCGGTGCCGGCGATGATCGCTACGGCCGTCCGCCGTTGCCGAGCAATCCCCAGCGCATGCGGGTCGAACCTCGTCTGTAA
- a CDS encoding class II glutamine amidotransferase, whose protein sequence is MCELLGMSANVPTDIVFSFTGLMQRGGRTGPHRDGWGIAFYEGRGLRLFQDPAASCESEVANLVQRYPIKSEVVIGHIRQANVGKVCLSNTHPFVRELWGRNWCFAHNGQLADFQPKASFYRPVGDTDSEAAFCDLLNRVRAAFPEPVEVEELLPDLVAACAEYRNKGVFNCLLSDGDWLFCFCSTKLAQITRRAPFGPARLKDVDVIVDFQAETTPNDVVTVIATEPLTENETWTRYEPGQWSLWRRGECVSQGMTE, encoded by the coding sequence ATGTGTGAGTTATTGGGCATGAGCGCCAATGTCCCGACCGATATCGTGTTCAGCTTCACCGGGCTGATGCAGCGCGGTGGCCGTACCGGCCCGCATCGCGATGGCTGGGGCATTGCCTTCTACGAAGGTCGCGGGCTGCGACTGTTCCAGGACCCGGCGGCGAGCTGTGAGTCGGAAGTCGCGAACCTGGTGCAGCGCTATCCGATCAAGAGCGAAGTGGTGATCGGGCACATCCGCCAGGCCAACGTCGGCAAGGTCTGCCTGTCCAACACCCATCCGTTCGTCCGAGAGTTGTGGGGGCGTAATTGGTGTTTCGCCCATAACGGCCAATTGGCCGACTTTCAGCCGAAGGCCAGTTTCTATCGCCCGGTTGGCGATACCGACAGCGAAGCGGCGTTTTGCGATTTGCTCAACCGTGTACGCGCGGCGTTTCCCGAGCCGGTCGAGGTCGAAGAGCTGCTGCCGGACTTGGTCGCCGCCTGCGCCGAATACCGCAACAAAGGCGTGTTCAACTGCTTGCTCAGCGATGGCGACTGGTTGTTCTGCTTCTGCTCGACCAAACTGGCGCAGATTACCCGTCGCGCCCCGTTCGGCCCGGCGCGCTTGAAGGACGTCGACGTGATCGTCGACTTCCAGGCCGAAACCACGCCCAACGACGTGGTCACAGTGATCGCCACCGAACCCCTGACCGAAAACGAAACCTGGACCCGTTACGAACCGGGCCAATGGAGCCTGTGGCGACGCGGTGAATGCGTCAGCCAGGGCATGACCGAATAA
- a CDS encoding S9 family peptidase, which translates to MSLSANVNMPPIAHKAEGSDPYAWLQERDTAAVLDYLKAENSYQEAQTADQAGLRETLFEEIKGRILETDLSLPSPWGPYLYYTRTTAGDEYARHYRCPRPADDSLTLDESQEQLLLDPNVLANGGFFSLGAFSISPDHQRLAYSIDSTGDEIYTLFVKELSDGRVSELEFQDCDGSMTWANDSLTLFFGELDDTHRPHKLYRYRLDGTAAEEVFHEPDGRFFMHCYRASSEQQLLLSVGSKTTSEVWVLDANQPQQAFTCIAPRVEDHEYDVDHGALDGQWTWFIRTNRDGINFALYTAVDTGSAPIEADWQNLIPHSDTVMIDGMSLNAGAMTLSLREGGLPIIEVHPQDLPSYRVQLPDAAYSLHVQNSLEFVSERIRLRYEALNRPAQIRQLQLSNGEQQVLKQTPVLGPFDADAYVSQRLWATAPDGTQVPISLVVKREALGKPVPLYLYGYGAYGESLDPWFSHARLSLLDRGMAFAIAHVRGGGELGEAWYRAGKQEHKHNTFSDFIACAEHLIANGFTTAPQLAISGGSAGGLLIGAVLNQRPELFGAAIAEVPFVDVLNTMLDPDLPLTVTEYDEWGNPEEPDVYERLKAYAPYENVTAQAYPATLVIAGYNDSRVQYWEAAKWVAKLRATKTDTNPLLLKTELGAGHGGMSGRYQGLRDVALEYAFLFKVLRIA; encoded by the coding sequence ATGTCCTTATCCGCGAACGTCAACATGCCCCCGATCGCCCACAAGGCCGAAGGTTCCGACCCGTATGCCTGGCTGCAGGAGCGCGACACCGCTGCGGTGCTCGACTACCTCAAGGCTGAAAACAGCTATCAGGAAGCACAAACCGCCGATCAGGCCGGGCTGCGTGAAACCCTGTTCGAGGAAATCAAGGGCCGGATTCTCGAAACCGACCTGTCACTGCCTTCGCCGTGGGGCCCGTATCTGTATTACACGCGCACCACGGCGGGCGACGAATACGCCCGCCACTACCGTTGCCCGCGTCCGGCCGACGACAGCCTGACCCTCGACGAAAGCCAGGAACAACTGCTGCTGGACCCGAACGTGCTGGCCAATGGCGGCTTCTTTTCCCTGGGCGCGTTCAGCATCAGCCCGGACCACCAGCGCCTGGCCTACAGCATCGATTCCACAGGTGACGAGATCTACACGCTGTTCGTGAAGGAATTGTCCGACGGTCGTGTCAGTGAACTGGAATTCCAGGACTGCGACGGCAGCATGACCTGGGCCAATGACAGCCTGACGCTGTTCTTCGGCGAACTGGACGACACCCATCGCCCGCACAAGCTGTACCGCTATCGTCTGGACGGCACCGCGGCCGAGGAAGTGTTCCATGAGCCGGACGGCCGCTTCTTCATGCATTGCTACCGCGCCAGCTCCGAACAGCAACTGTTGCTGTCCGTGGGTAGCAAGACCACCAGCGAAGTCTGGGTGCTCGACGCCAACCAGCCGCAACAAGCCTTTACCTGCATTGCGCCACGGGTCGAGGACCACGAGTACGACGTCGACCACGGCGCCCTCGACGGCCAATGGACCTGGTTCATCCGCACCAACCGCGACGGCATCAACTTCGCCCTGTACACCGCTGTCGATACCGGCTCGGCGCCGATCGAAGCCGACTGGCAGAACCTGATTCCCCACAGCGACACGGTGATGATCGATGGCATGAGCCTGAATGCCGGCGCCATGACCCTCAGCCTGCGTGAAGGTGGCCTGCCGATCATCGAAGTCCATCCGCAAGACCTGCCGAGCTACCGGGTGCAACTGCCTGACGCGGCTTACAGCCTGCATGTGCAAAACAGTCTGGAATTCGTCAGCGAGCGGATTCGCCTGCGTTATGAAGCACTGAACCGTCCGGCGCAAATCCGCCAACTGCAACTGAGCAACGGCGAACAGCAAGTGCTCAAGCAAACCCCGGTGCTCGGCCCGTTCGATGCCGATGCCTACGTCAGCCAGCGCCTGTGGGCCACCGCGCCTGACGGCACGCAGGTGCCGATCAGCCTGGTGGTCAAGCGCGAAGCCCTCGGCAAACCGGTGCCGCTGTATCTGTACGGCTACGGCGCCTATGGCGAAAGTCTTGATCCGTGGTTCTCCCACGCACGCCTGAGCCTGCTCGATCGCGGCATGGCGTTTGCCATTGCACACGTGCGTGGCGGCGGCGAACTGGGCGAAGCCTGGTATCGCGCCGGCAAGCAGGAGCACAAGCACAATACCTTCAGCGACTTCATCGCCTGTGCCGAGCACTTGATCGCCAATGGTTTCACCACCGCGCCACAACTGGCGATCAGTGGTGGCAGCGCCGGTGGCCTGTTGATCGGCGCGGTACTGAACCAACGTCCGGAGCTGTTCGGCGCGGCGATTGCCGAAGTGCCGTTCGTCGACGTGCTCAACACCATGCTCGACCCGGACCTGCCGCTGACCGTCACCGAATACGACGAGTGGGGTAATCCTGAAGAACCCGACGTCTATGAGCGGCTCAAGGCTTACGCCCCGTACGAAAACGTTACGGCACAAGCCTATCCGGCCACGCTGGTCATCGCCGGCTACAACGACAGTCGCGTGCAGTACTGGGAAGCGGCCAAGTGGGTGGCGAAATTGCGCGCGACCAAAACCGACACCAATCCCCTGCTGCTCAAGACCGAACTGGGCGCCGGGCATGGCGGGATGAGCGGTCGGTACCAAGGATTGCGTGACGTAGCACTCGAATACGCATTTTTGTTCAAGGTTTTGCGGATTGCCTGA
- a CDS encoding YcgN family cysteine cluster protein, translating to MAAKVEPFWIRKTLDQLDQEEWESLCDGCGLCCLQKLEDEDDNSVYYTRIACKLLDLKTCQCTDYPNRRKFVPDCIQLTPGKADEFKWLPPTCGYRLVSEGKDLPLWHHLVCGDRDAVHHERISQSGRMLAEGSVPEDDWEDHLIFRAG from the coding sequence ATGGCCGCCAAAGTAGAACCGTTCTGGATACGCAAAACCCTCGATCAACTCGATCAGGAGGAATGGGAATCGCTGTGCGACGGTTGTGGTTTGTGCTGCCTGCAAAAGCTCGAAGACGAAGACGACAACAGCGTCTATTACACGCGTATCGCCTGCAAACTGCTGGACCTGAAAACATGCCAGTGCACGGATTACCCGAACCGTCGCAAATTTGTGCCGGACTGCATCCAGCTCACGCCAGGCAAGGCCGACGAGTTCAAATGGCTGCCGCCGACCTGCGGTTATCGCCTGGTCAGCGAGGGCAAGGATCTGCCGTTGTGGCATCACCTGGTCTGCGGCGACCGCGATGCCGTGCATCACGAACGTATTTCACAATCCGGGCGCATGCTCGCCGAAGGCAGCGTGCCGGAAGATGATTGGGAAGATCACCTGATTTTCCGCGCAGGTTAA
- a CDS encoding nitroreductase family protein yields the protein MSANPRVADYAIHPQFTDRWSPRAFTGEAIPEETLLSFFEAARWAPSAYNSQPWRFLYARRDTPNWERYLGLLNEFNRSWAQHASALVIVISKTTFAVPGATEETPALWHTFDTGSAWGHLALQASLSGWHTHGMAGFDQELTRKELNIPEGYVLHAAVAVGKLGDKATLADYLQAREEPSPRRPLSELAAEGGFTL from the coding sequence ATGAGTGCCAACCCACGCGTTGCCGATTACGCCATTCACCCGCAATTCACCGATCGCTGGTCGCCCCGCGCCTTCACCGGCGAAGCCATTCCCGAAGAAACCCTGCTGAGCTTCTTCGAAGCCGCGCGCTGGGCGCCATCGGCGTACAACTCGCAGCCTTGGCGCTTTCTTTACGCGCGCCGCGACACGCCAAACTGGGAGCGTTACCTGGGCCTGTTGAACGAGTTCAACCGTAGCTGGGCGCAACACGCCTCGGCACTGGTGATCGTGATCTCGAAAACCACTTTCGCAGTACCTGGCGCCACTGAAGAAACCCCGGCCCTGTGGCACACCTTCGACACCGGTTCGGCCTGGGGCCACCTCGCGCTGCAAGCGAGCCTGAGCGGCTGGCACACCCACGGCATGGCCGGCTTCGATCAGGAACTGACCCGCAAAGAGCTGAACATTCCTGAAGGTTACGTGCTGCACGCTGCCGTAGCGGTCGGCAAGCTGGGCGACAAGGCAACCCTGGCGGATTACCTGCAAGCCCGAGAAGAGCCAAGCCCGCGTCGTCCGTTGAGCGAGCTGGCGGCGGAAGGTGGTTTCACCCTCTAA